Proteins encoded by one window of Anopheles maculipalpis chromosome 2RL, idAnoMacuDA_375_x, whole genome shotgun sequence:
- the LOC126557315 gene encoding protein TAPT1 homolog, whose product MIRKDDMFVTPQDRQRKQLRFRGDLAAHYGFNRDSVGSGLNGTSGNNRIEEASSDDDTKRVQNGETTPERPERGSLYDFVRIELTRGYVLEHDEERYSARREKIYSFLKIPRELESFMLYGVLQCADSFLYIYTFLPIRYVLALWALLTRPIARCLGLRRPSQRLLTPAEICDLLKGTIWIICSYTLLYVDTNMLYHLIKSQSIIKLYIFYNMLEVGDRLLSAFGQDTIDALFWTATEPKHSKRQHLGTIPHFLFAIVYVTMHSVLVMFQATSLNVAINSNNKGLLTIMMSNNFVELKGSVFKKFDKNNLFQLSCSDVRERFHLSVLMLIVLIQTMKEFSWKSEQFFVMFPDCMYVMITECLVDWIKHAFITRFNEIPCEVYREYTTSLAYDMTQTRQKHAFSDHSDLVARRMGFIPYPLGVILVKALYHALSFDNAGSIVILLVAFLALLCARVLNTICALGKACDLTQKHQDEKNQSGCNPLTSTPVASSSVRGPGAGGGMTVRATSDTATSPIHRSHAAQLASVATSPASTVSPSSPQSTPMSVGKSPSSLTSSVSSSSTDVLRKTSGLGATALFSNSDVDLDDVKLNDQVLNGSSTGNGESTASRSQKEEEENVARSVPDLQQEPGLEKTPGRHQNEPVCSESGEGSLHQHHHPHYVRTHKRSESEPSIQLEGGG is encoded by the exons ATGATTCGCAAGGATGACATGTTTGTGACGCCCCAAGATCGTCAGCGAAAGCAGTTACGCTTTCGCGGTGACCTGGCGGCGCATTATGGTTTCAACCGGGATTCTGTCGGTTCCGGGTTGAATGGAACGTCTGGCAACAATCGTATCGAGGAAGCTTCATCCGATGACGATACGAAACGGGTACAAAATGGGGAAACGACACCGG AGCGACCAGAACGTGGTAGTCTGTACGATTTTGTTCGTATAGAGCTTACCCGCGGGTATGTGCTGGAACACGACGAAGAGCGATACTCGGCAAGGCGTGAGAAAATATACTCCTTCCTGAAGATACCGCGCGAGCTGGAAAGTTTCATGCTGTACGGAGTACTTCAGTGTGCCGACTCGTTTCTGTACATCTACACCTTTCTACCGATAAGATATGTGCTAGCACTGTGGGCATTACTTACCAGACCGATTGCACGCTGCCTTGGGCTTCGGCGTCCTTCCCAGCGGTTACTTACACCGGCGGAAATTTGCGATTTACTAAAGGGCACGATTTGGATAATCTGTAGTTACACACTGCTGTACGTCGATACGAACATGCTATACCATCTGATCAAGAGCCAATCGATCATTAAGCTGTACATATTCTACAACATGCTAGAGGTGGGCGACCGGTTACTGTCCGCGTTCGGGCAGGACACGATCGATGCACTGTTCTGGACGgcaaccgaaccgaagcaCAGCAAACGGCAACATCTGGGTACGATTCCACACTTTCTGTTTGCGATCGTGTACGTGACGATGCACAGCGTGCTGGTAATGTTCCAGGCAACCTCTCTGAACGTCGCAATTAACTCGAACAACAAGGGTTTGCTGACTATCATGATGTCGAATAACTTTGTCGAGCTGAAAGGCAGCGTGTTTAAGAAGTTCGACAAAAACAACCTGTTTCAGCTAAGCTGTAGCGATGTGCGGGAACGCTTCCATCTGTCCGTGCTGATGCTGATCGTGCTGATACAGACGATGAAGGAGTTTAGCTGGAAATCGGAACAATTTTTCGTCATGTTTCCGGACTGCATGTACGTCATGATAACGGAGTGTTTGGTGGACTGGATCAAACACGCGTTCATCACGCGGTTCAATGAGATACCGTGCGAAGTGTATCGGGAGTACACCACCAGTCTGGCCTACGATATGACACAAACCCGGCAGAAGCATGCATTTAGCGATCATTCCGATCTGGTCGCTCGTCGTATGGGCTTCATACCGTACCCGCTCGGTGTTATTCTGGTGAAGGCTCTCTATCATGCACTATCGTTCGACAATGCAGGTTCGATTGTTATACTGCTCGTGGCGTTCCTGGCGTTGCTTTGTGCGCGCGTGCTGAACACAATTTGTGCACTCGGAAAGGCGTGCGATCTTACCCAAAAACATCAGGACGAGAAAAACCAGAGTGGATGTAATCCGCTTACTTCGACGCCTGTAGCGAGTAGTAGTGTCCGCGGACCAGGTGCCGGTGGTGGAATGACCGTCCGTGCGACGAGTGATACGGCTACTTCTCCGATTCACCGTTCACATGCAGCACAGTTAGCAAGTGTAGCCACATCACCGGCCAGTACGGTTTCGCCATCTTCCCCACAATCGACACCAATGTCGGTGGGTAAATCACCCAGCTCACTCACCAGTTCCGTCAGCAGCAGTTCAACCGACGTTCTTCGGAAAACATCCGGCCTAGGCGCTACCGCACTGTTTTCCAACAGTGACGTCGATCTGGATGATGTTAAACTGAACGATCAGGTCCTAAATGGTAGCAGCACTGGCAATGGAGAATCTACCGCTAGCCGGTCTCagaaggaagaggaagaaaatgttGCCCGCAGTGTGCCGGATCTGCAGCAGGAACCGGGGCTAGAAAAAACACCCGGTCGACATCAGAATGAACCGGTCTGCAGTGAGAGCGGTGAAGGATCGttgcatcagcatcatcatccacattaTGTGCGAACACACAAACGATCAGAATCGGAACCCTCGATCCAGCTGGAAGGTGGTGGGTAA